The DNA window GGTCATCACGAGCCTGCTCGCCGGCTACGCGTTCGCGCAGCTGCGCTTCCGCGGTTCGACGGTGCTGTTCTTCATCGCCCTGGCGACGCTCGTGCTTCCGGTCCAGGTGATCATCGTGTCGCTCTTCCGCCTCATCACCGGCCTCGGCATCTACGGCACCTACTGGGGCGTCATCCTGCCCAGCGCGGCCTCCGCCTTCGGCCTCTTCCTCGCCCGGCAGTTCATGCTCGGCATCCCGAGGGAGCTCATCGAGGCGGCGCGTCTGGACGGCGCATCCCACGTCCAGACGTTCCTGCGCGTCGTGCTCCCGATGTCGAAATCGCTCATCGCCGTGCTGGTGTTCATGGGCCTCCTGCAGTCGTGGAACGACTTCGCGTGGCCCCTCATCGCCCTGCGCGACAATCAGCTGTTCACCCTGCCCATCGGGCTGCTGTTCCTGCAGGGTCAGGCGAACAGCGACTACGGGGCGACGATGGCGTTCGCGCTCATCAACGTCGTGCCGATCGCGCTGGTGTTCCTCTTCTTCCAGCGGTACTTCATCGCCGGCTTCGCCCGCAGCGGCATCAAGTAGCCGCCGTGTCGATGCGGCACGGCAGGATGTCGTCGTGCGCGCACTTCCCGACCGCCGGCTGAGGTCGCATCTCCTGTCGGCGCCGGCGGCGTCGATCGGCGGCGCCGCGGGCCACATGACGGCCGCCCAGGCGCAGGAGTTCTGGGGCGGCCGCTGGGCGCTGGCGCTGCGCACGCGCGGTCAGCCGACGCTGCGCGACGTCGACGCCGCTTTCGACCGCGGCGAGATCGTGCGCTCGTGGACGATGCGCGGCACGATCCACATCGTCCCCGCACGCGACCTGGGCTGGCTGCTGGCGCTCACGGGGGAGCGGCAGCGGCAGGGCGTCGCCGCGACGCACCGGCGCGAGGGCATCGACGCCGACGAGCTCCGCCGGGCGGAGCGTGCCACCCTCACCGCGCTGGCGGGAGGCGGGCGACTCGCGCGCACCGAGCTCTTCGCGGTCCTCGAGGGG is part of the Microbacterium lemovicicum genome and encodes:
- a CDS encoding carbohydrate ABC transporter permease; translated protein: MSTRVQRTARWSTAARTVIVLVIGLITISPLYWMVVVAFSTRSELLGGGEFRLWPREFTLENFTRVFGSFPVATWFGNSVAIAVVVTALSVITSLLAGYAFAQLRFRGSTVLFFIALATLVLPVQVIIVSLFRLITGLGIYGTYWGVILPSAASAFGLFLARQFMLGIPRELIEAARLDGASHVQTFLRVVLPMSKSLIAVLVFMGLLQSWNDFAWPLIALRDNQLFTLPIGLLFLQGQANSDYGATMAFALINVVPIALVFLFFQRYFIAGFARSGIK